The following are encoded together in the Anoplopoma fimbria isolate UVic2021 breed Golden Eagle Sablefish chromosome 13, Afim_UVic_2022, whole genome shotgun sequence genome:
- the znrf3 gene encoding LOW QUALITY PROTEIN: E3 ubiquitin-protein ligase znrf3 (The sequence of the model RefSeq protein was modified relative to this genomic sequence to represent the inferred CDS: inserted 1 base in 1 codon), producing MHPLGLCNNNDEEDLYEYGWVGVVKLEQPELDPSCLTVLGKAKRAVQRGATAVIFDVSENPDAIDQLNQVGEDPLKRPVVYVKGNDAVKLMNIVNKQKVARARIQHRPPRQPTEYFDMGIFLAFFVVVSLVCLILLIKIKLKQRRSQSSMNRMAIQALEKMETRKFKAKGKGQRESSCGASDSLSSSSTSDCAICLEKYIDGEELRVIPCAHRFHKKCVDPWLLQHHTCPHCRHNIIEQKKGNPGPACMDPGNPVHGRQRVVLPVHYPGRVHRAGQVTAYPTRTSMDPHGNPITMLTVDQHTDPQGLYPPQSTSAFLRSYHPALHLDHSLNPHHCGLEHRGPPAYPSQPHHAAFKRPKFHGRNFSRAACFSQYETMYQHYYFQGLTFPQQPXGGQGPAMAGQLGGGGGGPHKGHHSRAFQQGLLYPTVVHMAPASSSRIGDAGSTSGLSCYHGHRSVCSGYLADCPGSDSSSSSSGQCHCSSSDSMLDCTEVSNQGVYGSCSTFRSSLSSDYDPYVYRSKSPCRGSIGEAGASACTGASVPAEESSSPVPLGHDCLQLPPGASGYNSGDHLSNCSLEPNYSSRSSLEPRENSNTSTTSAAAPEAAGADRGEGGAGGVGELGAAACSCCFEVLPPNVECKGQDSDQAGPLATGRFHRGVDFQSSTSKNYFAPEHMCPPSEQVSYEGLPCCFYKEMKVHRAAAGRYTEDYAVNVQYAHADSEACSGQGCCELNQRIPIIPEDTDCELGTGEETQSSLLPVSVALDADARTGERHELREGYFTSGQLRGQPHPQEEEARALFHPQLSAGHTALGSSTSTNEGGLGI from the exons ATGCATCCTTTGGGACTATGTAATAACAATGATGAGGAGGACCTTTATGAGTACGGCTGGGTCGGAGTGGTGAAGCTGGAGCAACCAGAGCTGGACCCCAGCTGTCTCACCGTGCTGGGAAAG gcaaaGAGAGCAGTGCAGCGCGGAGCCACGGCCGTCATCTTTGATGTGTCGGAGAATCCGGATGCCATCGACCAG ctcaACCAGGTCGGCGAGGATCCTCTGAAGCGGCCGGTGGTTTACGTGAAGGGCAACGACGCCGTCAAGTTGATGAACATCGTCAACAAGCAGAAAGTGGCTCGCGCTCGGATACAACACAGACCACCGAGG CAGCCCACGGAATATTTTGACATGGGCATCTTCCTGGCTTTCTTCGTGGTCGTGTCGCTGGTTTGCCTCATTCTGCTCATCAAGATCAAACTCAAGCAAAGGAGAAGCCAG AGCTCCATGAACAGAATGGCCATCCAGGCCTTGGAGAAGATGGAGACGAGGAAGTTCAAGGCCAAAGGAAAGGGCCAGCGCGAGAGCAGCTGTGGAGCCTCTGATTCACTGAGCAGCAGCTCCACCTCTGACTGCGCCATCTGTCTGGAAAAGTACATCGACGGGGAG GAGCTGAGAGTTATCCCCTGCGCTCACAGATTTCATAAGAAATGTGTCGACCCGTGGCTGCTCCAGCATCACACCTGTCCCCACTGCAGACACAACATCATCG AGCAAAAGAAAGGAAATCCAGGACCAGCATGCATGGACCCAGGCAACCCAGTCCACGGCCGGCAGCGGGTGGTGCTGCCGGTCCATTACCCCGGCAGGGTGCACCGTGCGGGCCAGGTGACCGCCTATCCAACGAGAACCAGCATGGATCCCCACGGCAACCCCATCACCATGCTCACTGTGGACCAGCACACGGACCCGCAAGGTCTGTACCCGCCCCAATCCACGTCTGCCTTTCTCCGGAGCTACCACCCCGCCCTCCACCTGGACCACTCGCTCAACCCCCACCACTGCGGACTGGAGCACCGCGGCCCCCCCGCCTACCCTTCACAGCCGCACCACGCTGCTTTTAAGCGACCCAAGTTCCACGGGCGCAACTTTTCCCGCGCAGCCTGCTTCTCGCAGTACGAGACAATGTACCAGCACTACTATTTTCAGGGGTTGACTTTCCCTCAGCAGC GAGGGGGCCAGGGGCCCGCTATGGCGGGGCAGcttggtggaggaggaggagggccccACAAGGGCCACCACAGCAGGGCCTTTCAGCAGGGGCTGTTATACCCTACAGTGGTTCACATGGCACCCGCCTCTTCCTCGAGGATCGGTGATGCCGGCAGCACTTCTGGCCTGAGCTGTTACCATGGCCACCGCTCGGTGTGCAGCGGTTACCTCGCCGACTGCCCCGGCagcgacagcagcagcagcagctcgggCCAGTGCCACTGCTCCTCCAGCGACTCCATGTTGGACTGTACTGAGGTCAGCAACCAGGGGGTGTACGGTAGTTGCTCCACCTTCCGCAGCTCGCTGAGCAGTGACTACGATCCTTACGTCTACCGGAGTAAGAGTCCGTGTCGGGGCTCCATCGGGGAGGCGGGGGCCTCGGCCTGCACCGGGGCCTCGGTTCCTGCCGAGGAGTCGTCATCCCCGGTTCCCTTGGGACACGACTGCCTCCAGCTCCCTCCTGGAGCTTCGGGGTATAACTCGGGGGACCACCTCTCCAACTGCAGTTTGGAGCCCAACTACAGCAGTCGCTCATCACTGGAACCCAGGGAGAACAGCAACACTAGCACTACCTCAGCCGCGGCTCCGGAGGCTGCCGGAGCGGACAGGGGGGAAGGGGGCGCTGGAGGAGTCGGGGAGCTCGGGGCCGCggcctgcagctgctgcttcgAGGTGCTTCCTCCCAACGTGGAGTGCAAGGGGCAGGACTCGGACCAAGCGGGGCCTCTGGCCACGGGACGCTTTCACAGGGGGGTGGACTTTCAGAGCTCAACCTCCAAGAACTACTTTGCCCCCGAGCACATGTGTCCTCCCTCAGAGCAGGTGAGCTACGAAGGGCTGCCCTGCTGCTTCTACAAAGAGATGAAGGTGCACAGGGCCGCCGCGGGGCGCTACACCGAGGACTACGCCGTCAATGTGCAGTACGCTCACGCAGACTCGGAGGCCTGCTCTGGACAGGGCTGCTGCGAACTCAACCAGAGGATACCCATAATTCCCGAGGACACAGATTGTGAATTGGGCACAGGGGAAGAGACCCAGAGCAGTTTGTTGCCCGTTAGTGTCGCGTTGGACGCCGACGCGCGAACAGGGGAGCGACACGAGCTAAGGGAGGGCTACTTCACCTCAGGACAGTTACGAGGTCAACCACAccctcaggaggaggaggccagggCTTTGTTTCACCCGCAGCTCTCTGCAGGCCACACTGCATTGGGAAGCAGTACTTCAACAAACGAGGGAGGTCTGGGTATATGA